ACCGGCATCGCGCAGCCGTGGTAGGTGCGGTACAGCAGGAAAGCCTTGAGAATCTCGGCGTCGCCGGCGACAAAGCCCGAGCGCAGGCCGGGCAGGTTGGAGCGCTTGGACAGGCTGTGAAACACCACGCAACGCTTGAAGTCCTGGCGACCCAGTTCGACGCAGGCGCTCAACAGGCCCGGCGGCGGGGTGTGTTCGTCAAGGTACAGCTCGCTGTAGCATTCGTCGGCGGCGATCACGAAATCGTACTCGTCGGCCAGGGCGATCAGCTTTTTCAGGGTTCCCACCGGAATCAGCGCACCGGTCGGGTTGCCCGGGGAGCACAGGAACAGAATCTGGCAGCGTTTCCAGATGTCCGGCGATACGGCATCGAAGTCCGGGTTGAAGCCATTGGAGTCCAGGCACGCCAGGTAATGCGGCTTGGCCCCGGCCAGGAACGCGGCGCCTTCGTAGATCTGGTAGAACGGGTTCGGGCTGACCACCAGCGCGTCGTCGCCACGGTTGACCACGGTCTGGGTAAAGGCGAACAAGGCCTCTCGCGTACCGTTGACCGGCAGGATGTTGCGCGCCGGGTCCAGCCACCCTGCAGGGACGTTGAAGCGGCGCTCGCACCAGGCGCCAATCGCCTCGCGCAGTGCGGGGATACCCAGTGTGGTCGGGTACACCGCCATCTGGTCGAGGTTGTTGCTCAGCGCCTCGGCGACGAACGCCGGAGATTTGTGCTTGGGTTCGCCGATGGACAGCGCAATCGGGCGTTTGTCCGGGTTCGGTGTAACGCTGCCGAGCAGGGCGCGCAGTTTCTCGAACGGGTAAGGCTGCAGCTGGTTCAGGGCGTTGTTCATCGCAAGTCTCGTTCAATTCGGTGGAAAGTATGCGGTCTGCAGGCAAGGCAGAGCTAAAGGTGGGAGGGGGCTTGCCCCCGATAGCGGTGGATCAGCAAAAAAAGAGATCAACTGACTGGCCGCTAGCGGGAGCAAGCCCCCTCCCATATAAGCCCGGTGTTCATAAGGTCAAGCGTGTCAGCTCGACGCCCGGCTCCTGGGTGACGCTCAATTGCTCCACGATCGCCGCCTGCAAACGGCGGCACAGCTCAGGGTCGGACAGCGGCTGATTGTCGGCGTCGGTGATGAAGAACACATCTTCCACGCGCTCGCCGAGGGTCGCGATCTTGGCGTTTTGCAGCGACAGGTCGAACTCCAGGAAAATCCCGCCGATGCGCGCCAGCAAACCCGGCCGGTCCGGCGCGCTGAGCTCCAGCACGGTGACCGGACGCTGGGCGTCGTTGGAAATTGTCACCTGGGGCGCAAAGGCAAAGTGCTTGAGCTGGCGCGGTACCCGGCGCTGGATGATGGTCGGGTAATCATCCGGGTTGCGCAGGGCTTCGGTCAGGCCTTCGCGGATCTTCTTCACGCGCACCGGATTATCGCCAATCGAGTCGCCATCGGTGTCGAGCACAATGTAGGTGTCGAGGGTGAACTGGCTGCTGGAGGTGATCACCCGGGCGTCATGAATGTTCAGGTTGAGCTGGTCCATGGCCGCCACGGTTACGGCGAAGAAGTCGTGCTGGTCCGGCGCGTAGATGAAGATCTGCGTGCCGCCTTCGAATTCGCGCTGGGTGGTTTCCTTGATCAGCACCAGCGGGCCGCCATCGGGCGGCTGTTGAAGAATGGCGTCACTGTGCCAGGCGACATCGCCGGCGGTGTGGCGCAGGAAGTAATCGTCCCCCAGTTGCGACCACAGTTGTTCGACGTCATCCGGATCGTTGCCACCGCGCACCAGAATATCCAGAGCCGCGCTTTGAGTGCGGCGGATCTGCTCTTCGCGGTCCACCGGGTTTTCCAGGCCACGGCGCAGGGCGCGCTTGGTCTCGGTGTACAACTGGCGCAACAGGCTGGCGCGCCAGGAATTCCAGAGCGTGGGGTTGGTGGCGTTGATGTCGGAGACGGTCAGCACGTACAGGTAGTCCAGACGAGTTTCATCGCCGACGGTCTGCGCGAAGTCGTGGATGACTTGCGGGTCGGACAAGTCCTTGCGCTGGGCTGTGGTGGACATCACCAGGTGGTTCTGCACCAGCCACACGATCAGGCGGCTGTCCCACAACGGCAACTGATGGCGCTGGCAGAACGCTTCGGCATCGACCGCGCCGATTTCCGAGTGATCGCCATGCCGGCCTTTGCCGATGTCGTGGTACAGGCCGGCCAGGTAAATCAGTTCCGGCTTGGGCAGCTTGGCCATGAGCTTGCTGGCCAGTGGGAATTTCTCTGACACCTGGGTGTACTGCAACTTACGCAAGTGCTT
This genomic stretch from Pseudomonas orientalis harbors:
- the dapC gene encoding succinyldiaminopimelate transaminase, giving the protein MNNALNQLQPYPFEKLRALLGSVTPNPDKRPIALSIGEPKHKSPAFVAEALSNNLDQMAVYPTTLGIPALREAIGAWCERRFNVPAGWLDPARNILPVNGTREALFAFTQTVVNRGDDALVVSPNPFYQIYEGAAFLAGAKPHYLACLDSNGFNPDFDAVSPDIWKRCQILFLCSPGNPTGALIPVGTLKKLIALADEYDFVIAADECYSELYLDEHTPPPGLLSACVELGRQDFKRCVVFHSLSKRSNLPGLRSGFVAGDAEILKAFLLYRTYHGCAMPVQTQLASIAAWQDEAHVLANRDLYREKFDAVLAILKPVLDVRSPDGGFYLWPDVNGDDAAFCRDLFVEEHVTVVPGSYLSREVDGFNPGAGRVRLALVAPLAECVEAAERIRAFIQRRV